In one window of Arachis ipaensis cultivar K30076 chromosome B06, Araip1.1, whole genome shotgun sequence DNA:
- the LOC107645712 gene encoding probable WRKY transcription factor 30 translates to MEYTENGEHGLINELIQGKELAKQLCNLLSSSSSSSSKEILIDKILSTYEKALTMLNSDSTITNLINSHSSSSSINGSPSRSDLIDNDEEFKDKPPLKKRKTMPKWTEKVKVCSKTGLEGSLDDGYSWRKYGQKDILRAKFPRGYYRCTYRNVQGCLATKQVQRSDVDPTMIEVNYRGRHTCTQSKHSNKAFPSKTMLPVLEKNQFHKFQNNQPQKQEKMEQTQEEIFNFEPKLELDTNTNITTKDDDIFPWFCYLSPSMGSENGDNDMLLSDSMFLESFSSDIASFISPSTSESDLFCLSPCQFGSSNNNGIVQSSESDITEILSTPTSVTNSPIMDFDMLLDKVDFDTIFPSNTTEYSSS, encoded by the exons ATGGAATATACTGAGAATGGGGAACATGGTCTCATCAATGAACTCATCCAAGGGAAGGAGCTAGCAAAGCAGCTATGCaatctcctctcttcttcttcttcttcatcatccaaAGAAATCTTAATTGACAAGATACTTTCCACCTATGAGAAAGCCCTCACCATGCTCAACTCTGACTCCACCATTACCAATCTCATTAattcccattcttcttcttcttctataaatGGGAGCCCTTCAAGGAGTGACCTCATTGATAATGATGAAGAATTCAAGGACAAACCCCCCCTCAAGAAGAG GAAGACTATGCCCAAATGGACAGAGAAAGTGAAAGTATGTTCAAAAACAGGACTTGAGGGATCTTTGGATGATGGGTATAGCTGGAGAAAATATGGACAAAAGGATATTCTTCGAGCCAAGTTCCCAAG AGGATATTACAGATGCACATACAGAAATGTACAAGGGTGCCTTGCAACAAAACAAGTTCAAAGATCAGATGTAGACCCAACAATGATTGAGGTGAACTACAGAGGAAGACACACGTGCACCCAATCTAAGCATTCCAACAAAGCGTTTCCATCAAAAACAATGTTGCCAGTGTTGGAGAAGAACCAATTCCACAAGTTCCAAAACAACCAACCTCAAAAGCAGGAGAAAATGGAACAAACCCAAGAGGAAATTTTCAACTTTGAACCAAAGCTTGAGTTGGACACTAACACCAACATCACAACCAAGGATGATGATATCTTCCCATGGTTCTGCTACCTTTCTCCTTCAATGGGATCCGAAAACGGTGATAACGACATGTTGTTATCTGATTCCATGTTCTTGGAAAGCTTTTCCTCTGATATAGCATCATTCATATCACCATCAACTTCAGAATCAGACCTTTTCTGTTTATCACCATGCCAATTTGGAAGCAGCAATAATAATGGAATAGTCCAATCCTCAGAATCTGATATAACTGAGATACTTTCAACTCCAACCTCAGTAACCAATTCCCCAATCATGGATTTCGATATGCTGCTTGATAAAGTGGATTTCGACACCATATTCCCTTCCAACACAACGGAATATTCTTCTTCATGA